In Juglans regia cultivar Chandler chromosome 13, Walnut 2.0, whole genome shotgun sequence, the DNA window CatgcaatattatatatgtgcaAGCCTGCAGAAAGTATAAAGTTGAAGTATGGTTGGACCAACCATTTTGTGTAAGCCTATATCTTCTCCGCAAATTCGCAATTGcatagaattaaattaaagaaatattcaaTCCTGTACCATGTGCTTTAAAACCATATCCAGGCCAACATCAGGTGGTATTGGAGGTATGATAGGGAGACCCTTCTTGAAGAAAAGCATGGGTGACTTCACAGGGTCAAATTTTGAAGGAGCCCACCACCTATTAACAAGAACCAAAAAAGGCCAAATAAAGGATCAGTTATGTCTTCTCGCTCAGAAAATTGTTCCCATAGTCAAAAGCAACAAATATAAGGACAGCATAAATCATAAGGGGAAGAGTCAACAGCACCACAGACTGGCACTGTGATCCTGCAATGGAAAATTTTAATGTTCATATGGCCAGTAGTTATCAATACCCTAGGATATTTGGAGGACATAAATTTACCAGTGTCCTGtgttaaaaattagaatatcatGGAAGGCTGGTGCCCCTGCCCACGTGCCTTCTGGAACATCAACATCGACTCTAAAACCCTCTTTAAATCCAAGAGATTCCAACATACCACCATTAGCATTAGCTGACCACCTGCATGAAACAGAACCACAGCAAGCTAAATTACCCAAAACTGTAGAATATAATGTGCACAAAAACAACTAAACAACTAAACAACTAAGTAAAAGAAACAAACTATTCTGTTTAACACCTTTTAATTCACGAATACCTAGGCAATCTTGTGCATGCGagacaacccccccccccccagaaaaggaaaaaaagtaaatgaataacTGCAGTAACTGCACGGTCTGTAacttcaaatataatatatgtttaggCGTGACAAGAAGTTAGTCGAACGCCCACATTGCAAGCGACTAACCAAGCATCGCTTTCATCACCTTCTTCGCCACcaaagataaaatgataaaatctaagtTAACCTACTCATTGTTGCCAAGTGCATTCctgtataagtataactattaCTTTATTGAGTGTTTGAGAATAAAGTTTCGACTAATCCCGAGATTGCAAGGACAGTTGGCTGGGAGTTTTCTACAAGAGCATATCAAGTAATTTATGGGAAAATTCCCCAAAATTCCTATTTCAGGCCACTCAATAACATGCCTTTTTCTAGAAGTTGTTTATACCTCCCTATATGGGTCTGGTAATTAgggaaatgaaataaaacacaatcattTGTGCCTTCACATTCATAAAAGCTTTTATTCATGTCATTGTGAAGCACTTCAGGCAATCAGAGACCTTACCTACCGTAGCTAGCCAAAAGATTTGTGCGGTGATATGCGATGGTAAGATTATAGTGAAGAAAAGTAAATCCACGATCAGCACCAGCTGGCCGCCACTTCTTCACTTCACTGGAAACACGTTTCAGAGTGCAGAACAGAGAAACGAACATGTTTCTATTTAAGGAATCCCCAACAAACCCTGCACTGTTAAACTTTCTTAAGTTCCACCAAGTAGCATGATGACTCGGGTTTTCAGGGCAACGCTACAGAAATTACTGCTTAactggagagagagagtaccgaTGTTGGTGTTCCTGTACTTCTCAAGAAAGTAAACGGGATCGAACAGCGGGAGGTCACAGCGACGGGGCTTCCACCGCCACTTGGTGAGTTCCCAACCGTTGGATTTGTTGTTGGAAATGCAATTCCAGCCCTTGAATATCTCCTTGCACGAGCCATCATACCTCGCCGGCCTCGGCTCGTGGTCGTAGATCCACACCCCGTCCGAGTAGTCGCAGGATCCACTCGGGGCCACATTCGGATCGGTTACAGGGTTTTGTCCGAATTGGAAGCTCTGGTGGGAGAGTAAAGGATTGGAGGAGGTTTtcctggagagagagaggacgagGAAGATGGAAGCGAagcagagaagagagaggagagggaagagagggatTTTCTTTACGTGGTTATGGTGGTGGTCGTCTCGTGCGGCCATGGCGGACAGAAGTGATGGAAGTTGGCGCACATTAGCGCGCAAGAACCTAAATAGATCTGAGGTGTTCGTTAAGATACGCGGGTGAATTTGTGGTTTTACTCACTGGGGTgtacttttgtataattatcTTGGCTTGCACGTTTCGGCATAACTATCTCGGATGTAATTGAGGGAGAAATCAATGATAGATCAGAATGTTTGAGATTTACCTTTAGGAAGCTGATTCGAGAGAGAAGAAAGATGTTGTCTTCtctttttctagttttatttGTGGATTGGTGATTcgttatttttatcttttttattgaaatatagacatatttaaatattaagataaaaaagcaaaaataacaACTCACATGTGATTTAAGTAAAAGTGTGTAAtgtaaaaattctatatataatttttcttcaaattaaatcatgtaataattatttcaattactTTCAAATATCTTAGAATCTAATGTTCAGGATTCAATCCTCGTATGCTAatcttttttaaacaataattacTTTAGATTTTTGGAGAAACTGCCTTGAATTCAGATCATTGTCAAGCAATTTCCAAGTTTGATTAGCTTCTCTTATTTTCTGACATTGacattatagaaaataattgtCACACGAATTACCATTGCTAATGACCAGTCATTtccgcttttttttttaagaaaaaaaatatatgtaaaactAATTATTAACTAAAAATGTTATAACCACCAACAGATctcgtaaaaataaatttataaaatacaaaataacataacttcatataatttataataaaaataactttattattaaaagcAATGACCTTACATTTTATCCCCCAGTAACAGTGGCCCAACTAAAAGGGAAGCTTCAAAACTCTTACAACCTGTGACTAAACCCATCCTGGGCTCCATGTTCATCTCTGACACAGCAGCCTTCAGCTCCTTTCCACACACTTTCTGGCAAGAACCAAAGGATGTGTGGTGAAATAGTCGGGAAAAGGCATACCCATTGTAAAAGTCATTAAATAATCGTTTGAGCTGGCCTCAAAGGATATAACAGGTTTTTTGagacttgataaaaaaaaggattgCCAATGTTACGAGGTAAGTAACAGGTTGTggttttataattatgtataatcttataattatatcatgATTACGAAACAAAAGCGAGTTCATACAGCTGATACATTTATCATTGGAAATACTACAAACCAGTGTCAGGGAGCTAAAACCTTTTTCTGAGAATACATAATGGTGGAAGCCATAACATACTTTCATCAATAAATACATTGGTTATTAGATCTATTGTCTCATGGTTGGAAGACAAAATTAGGCTCTGTAATTCCCACAGAATAAAAGCTTACCCTTTGGGTGCTGAAAATGCTTGCAAAATGCCTTGGTCCCACAAGCTAGAAAGTGAAGATGCAATGCTTTTATTGTCTATGATTTGAGGTGGAATACTTGGCAGGCTGGCTTGTACAACCTTTTGGTTGAAGCCTGTTCAAACTTCTTTAAGGCAGCTTCATTCTCCTCTAACCTGTTCTGAACGAAGTACCTTATCCACCAAGACGAGCTTCGCAGTTTTGCCTTCGCAAAATGAACAATTTTCATGTCATCTTTAGCAGGTCAATGCTGTAAATCTTCTTAACACGAGCTACAAAGTAATAACAAGCACATAACAAAGgcacagaattttttttaatgagtaacAAAGGCACAGACATTAATGTAGAATTTATAGACATCTTTGAAAAACACCATTCAAATAGTCCCAGATCTTAATGGCattttgacatatcaagcatTTTTTATCAACATTGATGCTTTTCTCTATTTCCAAATCCTATCCAAAATATGTAATCACTTAGTTTTCTGTATTCTAGCAAAGAAAGTATCCAACTCTCACGTATCAAAATTGAATTATATTACCTTAATTTAGATCAACATTTAGTGCACTGAATTGTAGAAGAAGAAATGgcttcaaaacttttttttaatgaggtACTATCAACTCAAACACAACGGTgatactttttcaaaatcacCTCACAAATGATACAGTTTTCCAAATCCATGACCTCAACCAAACCCAATCCACATGTTGTCAAGGTAAATTGCACAAAAAATGACTAAAGAACAATTAGAACCCTACTAAACTAATCACTTACTGGACGGCCAAATTTGGATAACTCTGCAACTTTAGCTCTTTGCTGACCTGGATAGCCTACAGACAGAAAATACAAACCAATAAAATATCAAACATTAATCATTATCATGTTAAATAAAATTCAGAGTGATGAAAAAAAACAGCATCACTATGTTGAGGATTGTGTTTGGGGGCCTCCATCTATTGTACTATGTCAATTCCTTTTGCTATTCAAAGAATAGTACTGGCTAGCTCACTGATTATAAACGGAGAGACCAAGAAGGGAAAGAAGGTAcaatgttaaatttaatttgcTCCTGAAAACCAGAATCATAAgctaaaagaaaacaatataaGGGAAACTCCAGAACGGTACGATGCATTCAAACCATATCCTGAAAACTGAAAGTAAATTAAtaagctaaaaaaatataaaaagggtAGGAAGTGTGAAAAAATTTACCCCACATTTTTAGAGTGGGGGGTAGAGAGAGGCCTACCCATAAGAAATTCAAATATACCCAATACAAAAACCTGAACCAATCCAATGGATGCTGTTTGAGAAAGAACTGATCTAAGTAATCAAGCGACCCCAATCTGTAGGGAGGGGACAGAGAGATTACTGTTGTGGCTAAACAAGGATTGCATTCTGGTAAGGGTAAAAATGGCAAAGCATAGCATGTTGTCATTGTTTACACAGTTTACTTCTTCAGAATAACCATAGTGATAGTGAGCATATCATAAAGATCATTTGCTGCTTTTAAACAGATGTAGGTAACAACTGAGGAAGAAGACTCCGCGAATATGGCATATACTTTACTTTTCATAAAGTTCATTTGCTGAGAGTAAGAATGAGATGACAAGTAAGCACtagcaaaaaaaatttcactaaTTGTTCTCTTCCATAGTTTCACGACAAACGAACTAACTTAGAATATCAGCCATCATCTAAGAAAACCTAGTCCTATTGGTCACATAAAGTCAACAGAACCAGGCTCCATTTTGTTGTCAACTTCTAGTTCATTTTAAGTTTCCGATAAGCAcaacattttttacaatataaagCACATGAGCCTTTCAAGGAATTACCAGCAAATATAACCACACCATCCGCAGATACCCTTGTCAGCTCTGGAAGGGTCTTGTTGAGGTACTTTGGGGACAAGTAATTCAGTGCATCTGACACTATAACAAGAGAAAATGATTTTTCCCTGTAGGGAAGAGGAAACTTGATATCAGCCACACGGACTATGCCTTTACGCACAAGACTCTTGCAGTTAGCATCACTATCATCCAGTTCATACGGTTCAACACCCCATGCTTCAGAATCCTCTTCTTTCAATAATTTTGATACCACTGAACAGGTATCCGGGCCCACATGTAACACTTTGCGCATGCTGTCACCATAAGCTTTTTTTAGAATAGGTAATGCTCTTGGAACTTCTAATGTGCATGAAACACCACCTGCATATTCGTACATGGAacttattagattaaaaaatgttCATCCATCCATCTCTTGAAATTTGCATTGCCAGAAGTACTACACCCTAAGTTAAGTACTAGAGATGATAGTTTCTTGGCATGAGATAAATCATGTTTAACATATAAGATTGACAGACTTTAAAATTACTCACTAAATTGTCTGCCACAAACTACATAAAGCTAGTAAACAAAGGGTTAACAAACCACATATGGTTTTTTTCTGTTCTGACTCAATAAGCTTAGAATTTCACTCTATATACATTACATTAGAAACAGGGAATTTACTATAATTAAAATTGTGCAGGTATATCCAACTTCTAAGAATGACTAAAAATTCCAAGTAAGCACATGATTCTTAACCGCAGATTGGGATTAAGCAAGGGTAAGAGACTCCTCCAAGTAAAATGAACCCATTTTCCCTttcaaaaagaaatagaaaactcTAACGAGTCAACCTTTAAGATTACTAGCGAGAGaaggggaggagagagagatcaaaaATCCAGGAGAAACGTGCAGTGTTCCGGCATAATACATACCTCAGAATAGCATTGTAATAATAGGAACCATAGAGTGGAAAATAGAAATTTCATAAGCTCGAGGAAAGTGAGAAACTGCAAAAGTTGATGAGTTATTGTTTTAAAAGTTGGCAGATTCATTTGATGAAGTTTGGATGGTTATTGAGGAGTTGATTAACACCATGGACATTCCATGTATCctaatctttcaaataaaagCACAGGTAATAATTAGCAAATTCAATCCAGTAAACACAAAACAATGCATATAATCTACATAACGAATATACTAAACTGTCTCATTGACTATGCAAAATCAttgaaatatagaaaaaaatttaacaatgtCATCAGTATTAACCTTCAATTTCACTCAGAGTGTGTATATCTCTGCTT includes these proteins:
- the LOC109010638 gene encoding probable pectin methylesterase CGR2 — its product is MSRRPVNPARRIADDGSIPFIGVVQSKSRSSPLLSIGLVVMGAIILIGYSYSGSGRPSRDIHTLSEIEGGVSCTLEVPRALPILKKAYGDSMRKVLHVGPDTCSVVSKLLKEEDSEAWGVEPYELDDSDANCKSLVRKGIVRVADIKFPLPYREKSFSLVIVSDALNYLSPKYLNKTLPELTRVSADGVVIFAGYPGQQRAKVAELSKFGRPAKLRSSSWWIRYFVQNRLEENEAALKKFEQASTKRLYKPACQVFHLKS
- the LOC109010636 gene encoding protein trichome birefringence-like 13 isoform X1, with product MAARDDHHHNHVKKIPLFPLLSLLCFASIFLVLSLSRKTSSNPLLSHQSFQFGQNPVTDPNVAPSGSCDYSDGVWIYDHEPRPARYDGSCKEIFKGWNCISNNKSNGWELTKWRWKPRRCDLPLFDPVYFLEKYRNTNIGTLSLHAGFVGDSLNRNMFVSLFCTLKRVSSEVKKWRPAGADRGFTFLHYNLTIAYHRTNLLASYGRWSANANGGMLESLGFKEGFRVDVDVPEGTWAGAPAFHDILIFNTGHWWWAPSKFDPVKSPMLFFKKGLPIIPPIPPDVGLDMVLKHMVLFIDKNLRPGAIKFFRTQSPRHFEGGDWNQGGTCQRLQPLSPEQVEGLFSLKNNGTNVEARLVNRHLKKALKRSGFHILDITHMSEVRADAHPSTSGGKKHDDCMHWCLPGITDTWNDLFMKHLNNIKFRD
- the LOC109010636 gene encoding protein trichome birefringence-like 13 isoform X2, with protein sequence MAARDDHHHNHVKKIPLFPLLSLLCFASIFLVLSLSRKTSSNPLLSHQSFQFGQNPVTDPNVAPSGSCDYSDGVWIYDHEPRPARYDGSCKEIFKGWNCISNNKSNGWELTKWRWKPRRCDLPLFDPVYFLEKYRNTNIGFVGDSLNRNMFVSLFCTLKRVSSEVKKWRPAGADRGFTFLHYNLTIAYHRTNLLASYGRWSANANGGMLESLGFKEGFRVDVDVPEGTWAGAPAFHDILIFNTGHWWWAPSKFDPVKSPMLFFKKGLPIIPPIPPDVGLDMVLKHMVLFIDKNLRPGAIKFFRTQSPRHFEGGDWNQGGTCQRLQPLSPEQVEGLFSLKNNGTNVEARLVNRHLKKALKRSGFHILDITHMSEVRADAHPSTSGGKKHDDCMHWCLPGITDTWNDLFMKHLNNIKFRD